In a genomic window of Diadema setosum chromosome 3, eeDiaSeto1, whole genome shotgun sequence:
- the LOC140246849 gene encoding techylectin-5B-like produces the protein MPFPSGFLDLDCSDLHNNGLHSSGIYSLRPVDSDDQPIRAYCDMDTDGGGWTVFQRRVDSEGNFSRSWEDYTSGFGDLDRNHWLGNEPLRRILGQRSFQLRIDIEDDGGNRRYAKYSSFALDNAENYYRLTVSQYEGNGGDALTAHSGSPFSTGDRFNDPNENVSCTSATGGWWYNGCGQSNLNGVYQGGSQNAGDLFWRIWPTGSQPLTFVEMKVKPV, from the exons ATGCCGTTCCCTTCAGGTTTCTTGGACCTCGACTGTTCTGATTTGCATAACAACGGACTGCATTCGAGTGGCATCTACTCATTGAGACCTGTTGATTCTGATGACCAACCGATTCGTGCTTACTGTGATATGGACACTGACGGAGGTGGATGGACG GTTTTCCAGCGTCGTGTAGACAGCGAAGGCAACTTTTCTCGAAGCTGGGAGGACTATACATCTGGTTTCGGCGATCTAGACCGAAACCACTGGTTGGGCAACGAGCCCCTTCGTCGGATactgggtcaaaggtcatttcaACTTCGCATCGATATCGAGGACGATGGCGGAAACAGACGATACGCCAAATACAGCAGCTTTGCTTTAGATAATGCCGAGAATTATTATCGACTTACAGTTTCCCAGTATGAGGGAAATGGAG GGGATGCTCTGACCGCGCACAGCGGATCCCCCTTCAGCACAGGGGATCGATTCAACGACCCCAACGAAAACGTCTCTTGCACCTCTGCGACAGGTGGATGGTGGTATAATGGGTGTGGCCAGTCCAATCTCAATGGTGTCTACCAAGGAGGATCTCAGAATGCAGGGGACCTGTTTTGGAGAATATGGCCCACAGGCAGCCAGCCACTCACGTTTGTGGAGATGAAAGTCAAGCCGGTATAA